In Thermofilum pendens Hrk 5, the sequence GTATGTTCCTCAAATCCTTAACCTCCCAGGAAAAACCCGCGTAGCTCTTCAAAAGCGATAATACGTGCTCCGAGATTTCCTCTGAAACCACGTTTCTAATCACGGCGAGCCTACCGTTTGAAACGAAGGGACCGTAGCTCTTCGTAGACCACTTCCTGAGAAAGTTCCCCGCGTTGGGGTGCCAAACAGGTGGTCCTACGTGTAGAACCGTCTTCGGCGAAGTAAGCGATTCCAGCTCTACTAGCAACGCCGGTGTACCAGATAGCAACGTGGCCTTGAACCTTAGAACCTTAAAGCCTAGCCCTGCGAGGTAGCCCTCGAGGCTTTTGCCTATTCTCTGCATCTTGCCGAGCAAGGCATCGCCAGGTAATTCGGGGTGACGACGTGCCAGCACGGCAATAACGTTGTGCGAACTCAGTAAGCGGGGCAGTTCCTCGTCTGGATCCACTCGGGGCTCCGGAGGGTCTAACAGGCAACACAGGATGTTCTCGTCTTCACTGAACATCTTGGCGGCAAGGATAAACTTCGACAACGAGTCAAGGCTCACAGACGCCGCCGCGTTTCTCCTGGAATCCACGGGGTCAAGAACCACGAGCGGCTGTCCCTTGAACCTTTCCAGAAGATCCTTCCCGTCGGGCACCGCGACTTTGCCGGGACGCCACCGCGCCGCTTCGCGTAGGAGCTTCTCGAGCCCGTCGTAGTACACGACGAGTATCTCCGCTAGGTATCCTGAGAACCCCTTTAAGCTCTGCTCAGCGCCGTAGATTCCCAGGTTTTTTAGTAACCTTTTCAAGAGGCGTATCTCGTCCTTGAGCCAGGGTTTCTCCGACAGCTTTCTCTCGAGGTACGCAGTGTGAAGTTGCGTCCTGTCGACAGGCGTGACTATCTCGCTTGGAGAAAAAACCCTGTATGCAGGCACTACATCTACTTCGACGCTGTTCGGGAACACTAGCGTGTAGTACGGATGGGAGGCATACCTTTCCTCTACTCGAGCGCCCAGCCTTGCAGAAGAACCTTCAGAAACTCTTCTGGCCACCTCCTTCATCTCTTCCAGCGAATACTTCTTCGGGAATAAGAGGAACAAGTCTATGTCTGCCTCGCCTTTCAACCAAGTATCGTGCCTGTAGGAGCCGTGAAGCTCTACGCTCACTTCTCCTCCTGCACGCGTATTCGCCTCCTCGAGCACCACCGCCATTAGTCTCTCCGCGAAAAGGTCGAGAGCTCTCTTATCCTCTGCGCTGGGCTTTACTTTCTTCAGGACTTCTTCAAGGCACTCCGGGTACTTAAAGACGCATGGATCACGGCAAGTCATATCTGGCGATCTCGTCATAAATCGGCCCGCGCGGCGTTAAAGTGCTTTTGTAGAGCGAGAAGGATGTTACTTCCTGCTCCCCAAAAACGGTATCCGCGCTTCCGGCGATTATTCTCCTCGCGCCTGCGCTTAAAGGTCCCTTTAACCGCGCAATGGTTAAATGGGGGTGAAACTCCTCGTCGGGTTCCGGGAGCTTCACTCCTTTCAGCGAGGTTCTCACGAGCTCAGCTAGCTCTGATAGCTCTCTGCTTCCTTCATCTACACCTATCCAGAGAACTCTCGGGCGGTCAAGACTTGGGAAGCCCCCCACCCCCTTCAAGACGATCTTGAATCTGTGGTAGCTCAGTTTCGCCAATCTGTTTCTAACTTCCTCTAGCGTGTGCGGAGGGATTTCTCCGAGGAATCTCAGCGTAATGTGGAGGTTTTCTTTCTCAACAAACTTCGCGCTTAAACCAGCGTCGCGTAAATCAGACTGCAGGGCTTCAACCCTCTGCAGAACGCTTGGAGAGGACACTTTTACCGCTACGAAACTACGTATCAGGTTAGTCATCTTTGTTCAGCCATTCTTGCAGTATCGCGCAGGAGTAAATGTCTCTTTCGCCCGAAGCGCACTTATGTAGGAAGGGGCAGAAGAAGCACGGGATTTCCTCCAAGAAGCCAGGTATCTGCACCTCTTCTGCTTCCTTCGCGAGCTTTAGTACGTAGGTTTTCCTGCCCTTGTAGACGA encodes:
- the cca gene encoding CCA tRNA nucleotidyltransferase → MTCRDPCVFKYPECLEEVLKKVKPSAEDKRALDLFAERLMAVVLEEANTRAGGEVSVELHGSYRHDTWLKGEADIDLFLLFPKKYSLEEMKEVARRVSEGSSARLGARVEERYASHPYYTLVFPNSVEVDVVPAYRVFSPSEIVTPVDRTQLHTAYLERKLSEKPWLKDEIRLLKRLLKNLGIYGAEQSLKGFSGYLAEILVVYYDGLEKLLREAARWRPGKVAVPDGKDLLERFKGQPLVVLDPVDSRRNAAASVSLDSLSKFILAAKMFSEDENILCCLLDPPEPRVDPDEELPRLLSSHNVIAVLARRHPELPGDALLGKMQRIGKSLEGYLAGLGFKVLRFKATLLSGTPALLVELESLTSPKTVLHVGPPVWHPNAGNFLRKWSTKSYGPFVSNGRLAVIRNVVSEEISEHVLSLLKSYAGFSWEVKDLRNILRDLSAEEKKEVYRWLSSVEPWTICAQYMS
- the thpR gene encoding RNA 2',3'-cyclic phosphodiesterase, coding for MTNLIRSFVAVKVSSPSVLQRVEALQSDLRDAGLSAKFVEKENLHITLRFLGEIPPHTLEEVRNRLAKLSYHRFKIVLKGVGGFPSLDRPRVLWIGVDEGSRELSELAELVRTSLKGVKLPEPDEEFHPHLTIARLKGPLSAGARRIIAGSADTVFGEQEVTSFSLYKSTLTPRGPIYDEIARYDLP